The sequence ATATGATCATCACTACAAATAGGAACACAGTTCTGTTTTCGGTCATCTCTTCTTCGATTGTTATTATTGAATATAACATAAATTGGTCCTTTTTCTTTTCTGCATCTAGTAAAGTTATTTAGTTGTTGGGGTAAGATAATTGTCCTGTCCCAAGAATACTTCAGCTTCCTTATCATTTCTAGCAGACTATAAACTCCAGTCTGTTCTGTGCAAGTTACAATCTCCCATTATTAGAAGAGGCTATATCTAACAGGGGAAAACTAAGTCTGGGttacaaaataatcaaacttTTCCCATTTACTTTTGCATCATAAATTGACAACACTAACGACTTAGACTTAAAATGGAATTGacattaataataaatttacTCATTACAGACCTCCTCTTACCATCTCATCTGTTATCCCCTCTTCTTGGTATACGCGTATACGGTACTAGTGGATAATAATTTTGCAACTGTCAAACACCACAAATCACTGTTCCGTAATAGTTTTATAACTGTCGAAAACCAGTGTactgtaatatttttaaaactatcATACACCACTGTATTGTAATAACTTTTACAACGTTCACACACCAAtgtattgtaattgttttaCAACTGTCACACATCAatatactgtaatagttttacaTTTGTCACACACCACTGTACTGTAATAGCTTTACAATAATTTTACAACTGTTGCACGCCACTGTACTGTAATAGTTTAAAACTGTCACACGCCACTTAACTGTAATAGTTTAACAGATGCCACACACCActgtactgtaatagttttacaGCTGTCACATACCAATGTACTGTTATAGTTTTACAACTGTCACACACAGCTGTACTAAAATAGTTTTACAGCTGTCACATAccaatgtactgtaatagtttgACAACTTTCACACACAACActgtactgtaatagttttaAAACTGTCACACACATCTTTTTACAGTAATAGTTTTACATTTGTCACACAACACTGTACTCTAATAGTTTTATAATTGTCACACAGCACTGTACTGTGATAGTTGTACAACTGTCACACATCACCGTACTCTAAtaactgtacaactgtcaaacACCACTGTACAGTAACAGATTTACAACTGTCGCACACCAATGTACTGTAATAGCTTTACTGCTGCCACATACCACTGTCCTGTAATAGTTTTACAACTTTCACACACACACCTCTTATTACAGCTGTCACATACAACTGTAAAATACAAGTGTTTGACGTTCACACAGTTATATACTGTATgacaaatttatattgatagttACTGATCTTTTACACCAAGTTAATATGGATACTTCCCATGGATCCTTCTTTCCGGTGCCAATATGTAAAGGAGAAACACCGAAAATTGTAGATTAGTCTATATAATGGACAATGCGAGGCCCGAAGGCATGACACTAAAACCTGGCACTAAAACATGGCACTCTGATGTACAGTACTAAATATGGTTATTGTGTAACTAACAGCTCAAGGTAAGACATTCAACCACCTTTAACACTAAGCATTTCAACATAATTGTATAATGTCTACTTTGGTCATGCATGCATTGCATggaattttcatgaaattccataccAATGTTATTACAAGAGATTTTTTGTGAGTTTgaattttcttcattttgagTGGAGCAGTACAAGAGGCAACATGGCAGACAGTGCAAATCAGATCTGACTAAAGTCAAACtatctaaaatgattatcaattTCCATTAAGGGATctcattttgtgatattttaatttaactgCTGTTTATGTCAGACCATTCACTTGGATATAACTTGTCGGATATTCACAACATATCGAGGGTTACTATGAAACGTATTTTTGAATATACAGCTCTACATTATGAAATGAAGAATATGATTGGttcgtttaaaaatcataatatcAAGATTTAGTGAATTCTAAAGGAAACTACATTGAAATTAAGTGAAAACGGAAAAGTGAACAAAAGTAACTTAAacttaatttttcaaatttgttcattaGGCTTTGTGTGATTCTTGGATAAGGAATTATACCGAAAGTATTAAATTCAAGAAATGTGAATTCATGTGTTACGCGTATGTATTCaagaaataaatcaatttaaaaacaGTAGTATTGTTGGGAcaagaaatataatgataacattcaattttcaaagaagGAAAGTGCATGTTTCTTCTATTccaaatcaaaacatttttgtagAAATGCCTGTGCTGtcgaaatacatgtactaagaGTTTGGATTTTCAACCCAAGGAGTAATTTTTAGCGTTGTCGGCGATGTGATTGGATTTATGCCGATGACCATGagtcaatatataaaacagaaaatatgttatattatgtattattgaagtgttgtattacatttatgatgaatttaatttgatttatttgttatttatcggTCCAATTTTTACAATGCTATATTTAGTGTTACTCTCTACCTTTTaatgtacattagtttacctggacctgtagattagttgaaactaatctatagctacaggtaaactaatgtacagtgaaaggtgtaataatctacagacagaacaagtacttgaacaatagtcTAAATAAAGCACGGGtgacaacaaaagatgacatcatagccatgttttaacTTTGAAGTACCGCTATGGCACCGTCATGGAAGACGGTAGACAAACTTAACTAAACCCAATATGATTAAAACAAGATCTTCGAGACCAGAGCGTAATATATGGgtttaatcagattgcattaAACCATAACAAACAGTTAAATAGTGCGCTTCAGCATCTCCAACCGTTCTGCTATGTTGTGATATCTATTTATGGGCGTGGTGTCCGAGAGCTGAAGATGGTGTGACATATTACCATAGGTTCCGAGTTCGATCCCTTACAGAGGCAGTGatcaaatttatcataaatCCTGCACCATGTCACAGAGCTGTAAGCGACCTGAGGGTATTCGGCTTTAAGCACTACGCAATGCATTGTTCCATGCAAATGTGGTAAAGTTACTTATCACAATTATTTGCATCACAAATATTGCACAGAAGTGGTTTTATTGACTGTACTGTACTTCAAGCAATTCCTTATCCGCAACCCAAACGATGTCATCTTTGTCTATGCATACGCTGGGTctttcattacattgtatatgcgAATCATGGTCATCTTTGTCAACCCATACGCTGGGTCTTTCATTACGTCGCATATGCGTACGTCGCATATGCGATTCATGATGTATGCCTATCCGGAAATTCCCACCTCCGTTAAAGAGGAGAATTCTGTATTGTCTGTGTAAAGGTTTTTTGTGAACAATGAGGAGGTTACCTTCGCTGTCATACATTACATCCTGAGGACATAGAGGGGAATTAAGGTCATTGATATAATGTAGGTACTTGGCTTCGTCAGGTTCACATTTGAGGAGTTCTAATTCTGTGTTTTCTAGAAAGGTGATGTCGTTTCTACACACGAATAGTTTTATGAAATCGGCATTTAAGACAACAACATGTTTGTGTGAGTCATCAGCATCATTGGAATCAATCACTGCCACATTGTGAGTTACTGGACATTCAGCAACCCGGTGCGGTGTGGACACTTCTGGTTTTATCAAACTTGCAGCCATTGTAGTGAGCACCTGTTCACCTTTTGTAGTGAATTTGGAGAGTTGATTGGTCATCCCCACAATCACGTGGTCACTGCCTGTAATGCACATACATCTGGGTTTCTTTTTGGTTCTGAACATTTGGGCAAAATGTCTAAGCTCTGGTTCTTCCttgtgttttaatttatttgttagcTGTGTGAAAATGCGGCGCGGCAAAATGTCTAATCCCAGCTTCATGACGTTTTTCTTTTTATCACAGATCCACAGGCTGTGTGATGTTGGTGATATGCAGATGTCAATTATTTTAGCCGTGTGAACAATTTTCTGTATCTTTTGTCCAGTTTTGTCCATGAGAGTTAACACCGACCCTTCTCTGATCCACATTAGACCATCAATGGTAGGGCGTATATCATCAACGTTAGATACAAACTCACAATATTCAAATACCTTAGTGTCTGATAATAATGTTTTCCGCGTCGCAAGTGTTTGTCCTTCACTGGACGTAGTAGCTTTCCCAAAGGCCACCTCCAGAAGAACATGATAACTGTTGTTTGGAGTGAAGGTAGCAGTAGTCAGGAAAGGTCTCACAGGAAAGCTGGGTACAGAGACGATCTCACAAGATTCATTATACAATTCCAATTCCATGCCAAAACGTTCTTGTTTTGGCCAACGTTGCTGTTGTTCGAGATGCCGTTCGTACGTCTCCAGGTCCGTTTTGTATTTCTCTATAAGCTTTGCGTTGTCAGTTTTAATATTCTGATAAAGTGATAGCGTATCCCGTCTTAAATCGTTaagtttctgttttaatttttctgtATGTTTCTCCACTTCGTGCGTCAGTTCATCAAATGAACTGGAGTTGTTTCTGAGAAGAGTGTCAGCGGAGCTGAGTTTTGTCTTGATTTTTACCGGATCATCTCTTACAATtgtgtgaaaaatgcttttaatGCGTTCATGCTTATGTAACAAGACAATGGTTCTCCATGTTTAACACAGGTAACGTTGGCATTAATAGGTATTTGACATGCAGCAGTTGCCATCTTAAAGATCCTTTGACTTTCATAAGTCTTTGAAGGTATTTAAGCTGTCCCTCTTTGTCATCAGCTAATCGTGTCACctaaaattataaatgatattgtttcaCAGAATTATCAAATTCCAACCTCGTTTTGTTTATCTATATTTAACACCAGCAggatttaattttgtaaattctCAAATATCAACAATTCTTTATTCGAAGCTTTACATTCAAGACATATTAGAACGCAGTGCATGGAATAACggttacttttattttatactTATTTCGCAAGATAAAATGTTGCTTCATGTTTCCCCCCGACTAAAATGTTAGCTTAATGATAATGTACAAAACAGcatgtaagtattttttataaagaaacaagTCATTGTTTATACTTCTTCTCCATTTTATATGTAACCACACAAATCATTaccaaaatgataataaatgaaCCTGTACATACATCTGAAGCGTAAACACGATGCACGCATATTAATAGTATGCCATATGCTTTTCGCTTTTAGAGATCTTTAGTGTGGTTATTGCCAACGGATTATTTTTCTAGAAATCGTCATATGATAGTGGAAATTAACATCATGGAGAAGCAATGCGTGTCGAGAAAAGAAACAAATACGCTTTAATAGCTCTAAAATTCGTTTTTCACATAAAAATGTTGAAGTTTTATTGTTGAATATTTTTCACTAACTAATATTGACCAGAATATACAGGGAAATTAATTggctttttattttaattggctttttattttattaccccccccacacacacacacacacacaggaACAATAACAGAAGCAATAGCAATACTAATACGTGCGTTATCAAGATTTACACTACAATACTCCAAACAAGTTTTGTCCTCAAAAAGTTTGTTGAAAGACAATAATATGGGTGTACCAGTGATTTCTGTAGCTATCCGTCAATGCAACAtgcaacataaaaaaaatccattaacAAATATTCTGAATTATATTTTCTCCCACaattcacagggatatcccgtggttgctagggaaaaaaTAACTCTGTCTTACAAAGGGACaactcacacgcgctagacaataacgtgacgtcatcaattcatgcggcgtaactgcggcggtcattgtagatgacgtcattaatttttgacttataacgacgttcctgcgataatggcgcgatgcAAAAGCTGGATACCAAGTGGAATTTAATCATTTTTCTTCTTAGTTTGGGAGAAAAAGACTCAAACATGGGTCtttgaagtggacagggatatctcaaccctcgtgaaagattttggccgtcaacaatcggcaagcctcgggttgaatggccaaaatctttcactcgggttgagatatcgcTGACCACTttacagacccatgtaagattcttacGTCTCCCCCTGGGAAGGGGGTCAAATCtactatagtttattttgataaaaacccacatttatttgctcaattttcataggaaatgagtcaaacttggttagaattattaacaTAATATCTGTATTGGTCGTGACCGACCTCCAGGGGCAAAGGGGCTGGGCAAAAAGgaatcaaaatggctaaaatttcaaatatcgtCTTCGGAATTAACAGATATGATGGAACTGtgagatactcttcatagaggTATTAAGGCCCTTTTCAAAAATGGTGAATTTCAAGGTCATGGGATCttagattttcccctggggagggggtcaaatttacttaagtttatataagaaaaacacatttatgagcattatttcctcaattttcatagtaaatgagtcaaatttggttagaattattagcctcagatataaaattttaacattccCATATCGGTCTTCGCTGACCCCAAGGTACCATTGAGCAGGTAAACAAGGACACATAATTTAAGGATAGCTTTAGCTGTTTATAAAGAATTCATATTTACGTCTAGTATAGctgaattgttttgtttttaaataagaCTCACAACTTCCGTTAGTACCTTTCAAATGTTACCAAAACTCAGAATTGGTAGGTCAATGCCATTGAATCTAGATACTAAGAGATACTTACCAGGCGCGGATCCAagggggggcggacccggcgtacgcccccccccccccctaaaataggagaggaaaaaaagaaaagggataaagaaggggaaaagaaagaggggaaggaaggaaaagaaggaagaaagagaaaaaaaacaggGAGAAAGGAAAAGGGGAATAGATCaagagtgagaattagacagaaagctccgtttcctacctttaccgtttgatgttatcattttaaaatctaaatgtattcgactttgtggtacatacatgcatgaacatacttgtatccaggcacaatttaataattatattttttttcgtgtaagttaaggttttatctccatcgcttaaaaggtacaatgtaaatcccttcaagtatttactttttcctaaaaaaacgataaaatcccaatatattagataaattattgtcattaatattcaatattgacaggttatatctcgatatccttagcaataaaagaaaagggggaggggtgggtggaaggaattgtagatggccatgagtcttcgctggttgactatatgtcatgcccttcgttcttcaggttgtaaatgatatattacacatttttgaatcagcattaaagtcctgtattaaatccgactatcaattcacaaatgtgtgcgtactttcaaaacgccagttacaagatcacTATTGACGtcgaatgcttctagaagccttttatttgtcctaagaaaatgtgtgtaaagaaaaaagtggaaaatcaaaccaaatagAGAACCaaatgcgacagaaaatgagagcttctagggttctgggtgcaccccatggccagatgccttccttttttgtatcaacaaaaacacatcttaacgataatgttataagataggacaaacgatgttaaaaaattaatgcacatgacaaaaggctccctattagaaaacaaGATGATAGTAATGATTCCTGGCAGCGTCTGGCCATAGACAAGACCACTAgccttcttttctttcattgtccaatacacgaattatgaatATTGTGTATGTTagggaaaatgaattatctaatctgacagataatgtataaaagtaaaagtttatatcgttaaaaaagttcacatacatttttattagtcctataaaaaccttcaataggcgatccctagctgcaatattgtagctcaaaagacttttagactgaaaatggtgtcttctttagagctacagTTGTtccctattactgctaatggagcaaagtgatgattatgcaaaccattataaaacgtttgttttacattttatcgtacttgtttgatatagcttacctactaggcaataaaaccgaactacataaaatatcaaattctcatcgaggcattattttgtttacattatacatatgaaggtctttcagaagggaatttatacggcaagttcacaaaatgtgattttgacgtcttgtgagcggtacggtagatagtAAGCATGGTAttcatgtttgttttggacaaaaataatatgtaaatgcatttatatgcataaaataatcggaaaccttcaaaaagtatgaaaaactgtTCCCGGGTGAactccactacgatacatagggaccaattcgtacccggcctaaaggcatagtaggctgggtacgtacatatatattcgttctaggcggcccccagacccccatccttttctttgcttcgtgcctctataAATGTTcagattttaggcagtgcaattctgtaactttataggcagcccccagacccccacccttcttcgctttatgtccatataaatattaagattttgatattgcaattctgtaagtaaaaaaaattaaatcaaaacttcaaataaaaaatatgacacgaaaaccataaattaacatccttaaatggcttcaattattttctggaaaatgtgctcatgaaatcctcagaatgcaggattttacaccatttattcgagagcttcctcgcctgatttgcttggTCCCACGCCCCCTGAATCCGCCCCTGCTTACCTTGTTTACATATTTCTCAAGACTTATAAATCAATCCAAGGACAACACTGTTGTTGCCATCTGGATAATCTAGCAGCTTTCGTAGAACCATGCCATCGACTATTGGTCTGAAATCGAAGCAGCGTATTTTCTGGTatttaaacatttcatgttgACGAATTCGACTACACACCTTTCTGGCGTGGTAAACAACATATAACAAAACTAGAGAGACGTAACTTCCTTGTTCATGCGTGTTACCCAATGTACTTCCTAGTTGTCTGAATTTAAAGAGACACACGATCATTGGAATAAAGGAGTATTGTTAAAGTTGTGTAGATATAAAAGACGATCACACAAGACAAGATCGTTCACTTGTGGTCTACAGAaaagtttattatttataatttagcTTTCATAAAATACCATTTTCACCTATGGTTTGATAGAAACCCTTAAATCTCGATAATTAGCCACAGCTTATATTTTTCTCTGTAAGGAatccatggtttttttttcaaagtgggttttatttttttctatgtaaTCGACGTTAAAGGTAAGAAAGTGGAACTATCGATAGGTCATTCGTTTACAACATTGCTGTGTCCTTTTAGTGAAGAAACATAGAAAAGCTATGAATTTGTGTCTACGCAAAGGTCACAAAAGgtgtaaaagttttttttgtttagaattaaaagtagaaaaataaaattagaggTACTGTTATATGTGCTATAACAATGCAGATAAACCttgtattttaaacattcaGTAGATGTATCTGTGTCTTTGGGTAGATCATACAATTAATGAACCTTTGTATTCATAGTAAGATAAAACTACACGGTATGTGGACACAAATGTATTGCATCAGAAAAATCTGTACTTTTGGTGTACATACCCGTGACATATCAATGAGTCATTCCTTTGTTTACAATGGAGACCTAAGTAGGATAATTACGTTAACATGCAGCGCAAGGACGGAATTACAAAGTAATTTTTAATCGAGGgagcaaaaaaaaaagacattttgtATTGCATGAATAGGAATTTGGTCTTGGCATTTGTCAAAAGAATTTCATTATTCCTTCAGTTGCTATAATAAGGGGTTTCGATATTAGCGTAACATCCTACCATAACATGAATCTGTACtataatatttaacaatagTCACACACCACTGTACTGTAATAGTTTAACAACTGCCACATCActgtactgtaatagtttttcaACTGCCGCACCATTGTGCTGTAATAGTTTTACAACTGCCACACACCACTGTACTGTAAAAGTTTTTCATCTGCCACACCACAGTACGGTAATTTTAACAGCTATCATATACCACTGTTCTGTAATAGTTTTACAACCTTCACACACCACTGTTCTGTAATAGTTTTACAACTGTCACACCACAGTACTGTAACAGTTTAACAAATGCT is a genomic window of Argopecten irradians isolate NY chromosome 10, Ai_NY, whole genome shotgun sequence containing:
- the LOC138333443 gene encoding uncharacterized protein, which gives rise to MELELYNESCEIVSVPSFPVRPFLTTATFTPNNSYHVLLEVAFGKATTSSEGQTLATRKTLLSDTKVFEYCEFVSNVDDIRPTIDGLMWIREGSVLTLMDKTGQKIQKIVHTAKIIDICISPTSHSLWICDKKKNVMKLGLDILPRRIFTQLTNKLKHKEEPELRHFAQMFRTKKKPRCMCITGSDHVIVGMTNQLSKFTTKGEQVLTTMAASLIKPEVSTPHRVAECPVTHNVAVIDSNDADDSHKHVVVLNADFIKLFVCRNDITFLENTELELLKCEPDEAKYLHYINDLNSPLCPQDVMYDSEGNLLIVHKKPLHRQYRILLFNGGGNFRIGIHHESHMRRTHMRRNERPSVWVDKDDHDSHIQCNERPSVCIDKDDIVWVADKELLEVQYSQ